GGCCTCTACGAGGACCCGGACGACGCCACCGTGACCGATCCGCTCGGCGACTACCTGGACTCGCTCGAACGCATCGGGCGCCTCGACGTCGCCGAGGTCCTCCCGGCACACCAGCACGCCTTCACGGACGCTGCGGCCCGGGTGCGGGAGTTGCTCGCCCACCACGAGGCCCGGCTCACCGGGCTGCTCGCCCTGCTCGCCACCCCGCTCACGCCCTGGCAGCTCGCCGAGCGGATGGAATGGAACCGCCCCTGGGCCGCGATTCGCCACGGTTCGCGCAACATCGCCGTGTCGGAGGCCGAATCGCATCTGCGGCGCCTCGTGAAGCTGGGGCGCGCGGAGGCGGTGGCGGGCAGCGAGCCGGTGACCTACGTGGCGGTGTGAGCGGTCTCGAAGAACGGCGCCGGTCCTGTACCGGCGGCGGCACCGGGCCCCCGCACCAAGACGAACGGCACCGGGCCCCGGGCCCGTGCGCCTGCGCTCCGGTGTGACCCACGCCCCTGTGACCCACACCCCTGCGGGCTACCTGGGGCCGGACAGTTGTGGGCCGGTAGAGTGAGGGCCGTTGTCATCAGGCCCGCACGAGGGGAAGCCGGTGCGAATCCGGCGCCGACCCTTCCCCTGAGCCACGCGCTCCGCGCGGGCGCGGGGAGTCCCCCATGCCGTCCATCGCCCAGGTAGTAGCGGTGAGCCGGAACGCCTCGTGCCGGGACATGACCGGCTCCTGCCGTCGGGCCTCGTATCCGTCGGCAGAGGCACCGTCGAGGAACACGGGGCCGGAGCACGGCGCCGTTGCGCGCCCGTGCCCGGCTCCCCACAGGAGAGGCACCGCCCGCCATGACCGTCCGCCGCAGCGCAGCCGCGCTCGCCGCCGTTTCCGCCGTGTTCTGCGGCGCCATCGCCGGCTCCCCTGCCGCCATGGCCGCGCCGTCCCCCTCTCCCGCGCCCGCGCTTCCCGACGGGCTGTACGGCGCGGCGGACCCGACGTACGACGGTGTGTGGCGGCAGTCGCTGGCGTTCCTCGCACAGGACGCGGTGAAGACGGTCCCGTCGGACAAGTCGGTGTCCTGGCTGACCGGTCAGCAGTGCGCGAACGGCGCCTTCGCCTCGTACCGCGCCGACGCGGCCAAGCCCTGCGACGCCAAGACGATGCTCGACAGCAACGCCACCGCCGCCGCGCTCCAGGCGCTGACCGCGCTCGGCGAGCACGAGGAGCAGGTGGACAAGGGCGTCGCATGGCTGAAGTCGGTGCAGAACGAGGACGGTGGCTGGGGCTACAACCCCGGGTTCCCCTCCGACGCCAACTCCACCGCGATCGTGATCGGCGCACTCGCCGCGGCCGACGCCCAGCCGGCCGACGTCAAGTCCGCCAAGGGGAAGTCGCCGTACGACTCACTGGTGTCGTTCGCGATCCCCTGTACGGACAAGACGAGCGGCGGGGCGTTCGCCTACCAGCCCGACAAGTCCGGCAAGCTGATCGCCAACGGCGACGCCACCGCCGCGGCGGTGCTCGGCGGGCTCGGCCGCGGCATGATCGTCGACGGGCCCGAGCCGGGCGGCGCCCCGAAGTGCGTCGGCACCGACCCCGCGACACCCGAGCAGTCCGCCCGCAACGGCGCGGCCTACCTCGCCACGGCCCTGGCCAAGACCGGTCACCTCGATTCCGCGCCGATGCCCGGCGCCGCCGACCCGGCACCGCAACCGGACTTCGGCAACACGGCGGACGCGGTCGTCGCACTCTCCGCGGCCGGTCACAAGGACAAGGCCGCCGCCTCCATCACCTGGTTGGAGAAGAACTCGGCCGCCTGGGCCAAGACCGGCGGTCCGGCCGCCTACGCGCAGCTGGTCCTCGCGGCGAAGGCCTACGGCGCCGATCCGCGTCAGTTCGGCGGCGCCGACCTGGTGGACCTGCTGAACGCGACCGGCCCCGCGCCCGCCGCCACGTCCGCGCCGGCCCCGGCCGCCGACACGGAGAACGAGAAGGAGACCGTGGGCGGTGACAACGCCGGGATCTGGTGGATCGTCGGCGCCGGTCTCGCGGCCGGTGTCGGCGCCGGCTTCCTGATCAGCGGTCGCCGGAAGAACAAGCAGTGACCTTGGCGGGGGCGGTCAAGGCAGTGCGGGTACGGTTCGCGACAGCCGTCGCGCTGCTGGCAGGGGCCCTGTCGGTGGCGCTCGTCGCCGGGGCTGCGCCCGCCCAGGCAGCCGGATACCGGTACTGGTCGTTCTGGGTGTCGTCCGGGCCCGAGTGGGCGTATGCCACCGAGGGCCCGGCCACCGCGCGGCCCGCCGACGGTGAGGTCGACGGTTTCCGCTTCGCGGTCAGCGCGGACTCGGCCGACGCGACAAAGCCCCGTACCGCCCCCGACTTCGCGGAGCTCTGCGCCGCCACGCCCGCGAAGCCCGGCACGAAGCGGGTCGGCGTCGTGATCGACTTCGGCACCCCGGAGCACGCCCCCGCCGACGAGGCCCCGCCGATCCCCGACCGCCGCACCGCCTGCGCCCAGGTCGACGCGTCCGCCACCAGCGCGGAGGCACTCGCCGCCGTCGCCAAGCCGCTGCGCTACAACAGCGCGGCACTGCTCTGCGCCATCTCGGGCTACCCGGTATCGGGCTGCGGCGACCAGGTCTCTGGCGATGACACCGCTCCCGCGGCATCCCCGAAGCCCGGAGCGGCGAAGCCCGCCGCCTCGCAGGGCGGCGAGGGAGGCCCGTCGCTGGGCCTCATCGGCGGCGCCGCGGCCGTGATCGCGCTCGGCGGAGCGGCGTTCTGGCAGGCGCGCCGCCGACGCGGATGAAGGTGACGACTCCCGGCACACCGGGCGCCCCCGGCAGGACCAGCGAGTCCGGCCGGTTCGCCGTTCCCAGGCCCCGGCGGCTCCGGCGCCCCGTGCGCGGCCGACTGCCCGGCGCCGGCTGGCGGGCGCCCGAGGCCAACCGGAGCAACGCGCTGCACGCGGGGGCCTGGTGGGTGTGGGCGCTCGGGCTCGCCACCGCGGCGTCCCGCACCACCAACCCGCTGCTGCTCGGTCTGCTGGTCGGCGTCGCCGGATATGTGGTGGCCGCGCGACGTACCGACGCGCCTTGGGCGCGGTCGTACGGCGCCTTCGTCAAGCTCGGGCTGTTCGTCATAGCCATCCGGCTGGTCTTCTCCGCCCTGCTCGGCTCGCCGATCCCCGGAGCGCATGTGCTGGTGACCCTGCCCGAGGTGCCGTTGCCCGACTGGGCGCGGGGCTTCCGGCTCGGGGGACGGGTGACGGTGGAGCAACTGGTCTTCTCGTTCTACGAGGGCGCGAAGATGGCCACGCTGCTGATCTGCGTCGGCGCCGCCAACGCGCTCGCCAGCCCCGCCCGGCTGCTGAAGTCGCTGCCCGCCGCGCTGTACGAGGCCGGGGTCGCCGTCGTCGTCGCGATGACGTTCGCCCCCAACATGGTCGCGGACGTGGCCCGGCTGCGTACCGCGCGCAAACTGCGGGGCCGCGGCACCGGGGGTGTGAAGGCCCTGATCCAGATCGGGCTGCCGGTGCTTGAGGGGGCACTGGAGCGTTCCGTGGCGGTGGCGGCTTCGATGGACGCGCGCGGCTACGGGCGTCGGGCCGCCGTACCGCGTGCCGTCCAGCACACCACCACCGTGCTCACGCTGGGCGGACTGCTCGGGGTGTGCGCGGGTTCGTACGGGCTGCTCGCCGCCGAAGGCGCCGGATACGGGCTGCCGGTGCTGCTGGGCGGTGCCACCGTCGCCACCGCCGGGTTGTGGCTCGGCGGCAGGCGCCAGGTCCGTACCCGCTACCGCCCGGACCGCTGGGGCGCGAGAGCCTGGCTGGTGGCCGGATCCGGCGTGGCGGTCGCGGCGCTGATGGTCTGCGCGGGCGCATACACGCCGGAGGCGCTTCGGCCCGGCGTCGTTCCGCTGACCGCGCCCATCCTGCCGCTGCTGCCTGCAGCCGGGATCCTGATCGGGCTGCTGCCCGCCTTCGTCGCTCCCGTTCCACCGTCCGCTCACAGGAAGGGGGCGTCGTGATCCGCTTCGAGAACGTCTCCGTCACCTACGCCGACCGCGAGACGCCGACCGTCGACGGCATCGACCTGACCGTCCCGGAAGGTGAGCTCGTCCTGCTGGTCGGCCCCTCGGGTGTCGGTAAGTCGACACTGCTCGCGGCGGTCTCCGGGCTGGTTCCGCACTTCTCGGGCGGCACCCTGCGCGGCCGGGTCACCGTCGGCGGACGCGACACCCGCACCCACCCACCACGCGAACTGGCCGATCTCGTCGGCACCGTGGGCCAGGACCCGCAGGCCCACTTCGTCACCGACACGGTCGAGGACGAGTTGGCCTACGGGATGGAGTCGCTGGGCCTGCCCGCCGACGTGATGCGGCGCAGGGTCGAGGAGACCCTCGACCTGCTGGGGCTCGCAGAGCTGCGCGACCGGCCGATCGCCACACTGTCGGGCGGTCAGCAGCAGCGGGTGGCGATCGGGTCGGTGCTCACCCCGCACCCCAGGGTGCTGGTGCTCGACGAGCCGACATCGGCGCTCGACCCGGCGGCTGCCGAAGAGGTGCTGGCCGTGCTCCAGCGTCTTGTGCACGACCTCGGTACGACCGTGCTCATGGCGGAGCACCGGCTGGAGCGTGTGGTGCAGTACGCCGACCGGGTCGTCCTGCTCCCGGGGCCCGGTGCGGCCCCGGTCACCGGCTCGCCCGCCGAGGTGATGGCGCGCTCGGCCGTGCACCCGCCGGTGGTGGCGCTCGGGCGACTGGCGGGCTGGGAGCCTCTTCCTCTCTCCGTACGGGACGCCAGGCGGCGGGCGGGCGAGGCGGGCGGGCTGCGGGAGAGGCTGGTCGGGAAGGCGCCCGCGCGTCACGCCCCCACCGCACCGGCTGCCACTGCCACGGCCTCTGCCGCCGAACGGGTCGCCGGACTCGGACTCGGCCTCGCCGTGTCACCGAAGTCCTCCGGACTGCGGGGCGTGCTCGCCCGGCTGCGGTCCGCGGCTCGCGCACCCGCACCCGCACCCGCACCCGCACCCGCACCCGCACCCGCACCCGCACCCGCACCCGCAGGCGACCCGGATCCCGCCTGCCTCGTCACCACCCGGCGGCTCTCGGTACGCCGTGGCCGGGTGGAGGCGCTGCGTGATGTGCGGTTCACCGTGCGCCCCGGGGAGACCGTGGCGCTGATGGGCCGCAACGGCGCCGGAAAGTCGACACTGCTGGGGACGCTCGTCGGAATGGTCGAGCCCGCGTCTGGCGAGGTGCTCGTCGGAGGCCGCGTACCGCACCGGACCCCCGCCCGTGAGCTGATCCGCGAGGTGGGGCTGGTACCCCAGGAGCCCCGGGACCTGCTGTACGCCGACACCGTGGGCGCCGAATGCGCGGCGGCCGACGCGGACGCGGGTGCCGAGGCGGGGACCTGCCGGGCGCTCGTCTCCGCGCTGCTGCCGGGCGTGCCGGACGGCACGCACCCCCGTGATCTGTCCGAGGGCCAGCGCCTGGCGCTCGCCCTCGCACTGGTGCTCACCGCCCGGCCGCCGCTGATCCTGCTGGACGAGCCGACCCGCGGCCTGGACTACGCGGCGAAGGCCCGTCTGGTGTCCGTGCTGCGCGAACTGGCCGCCGACGGGCACGGAATCGTCATGGCGACGCACGATGTGGAGCTGGCCGCCGAGCTGGCGGACCGCGTGGTGATCGTCGCGGACGGTGAGGTAGTGGCCGACGGTCCGACCACCGATGTGGTCGTGTCGTCACCCGCCTTCGCGCCGCAGGTGGCGAAGGTGCTCGCGCCGGAGCCCTGGCTGACCGTGACCCAGGTGGGGGCGGTCCTGTGACCACCCGGCACCCGCGTTCCGGCCCGTCTGCGTCCGCCCCGTCTGCACCCCGCTCACGTCCGTCCGGTCCCGTGCCCGCGGTGCGGCTCGGGCCGCGCGCCATCGCCGCGCTCGCCCTGGTCAGCGCCGTGGGCGTGGTCGCTTTCGGCTGGCCGCTGCTCGGCGATGCCGGGTCCGGTCTTACGGCGCACGCCCAGGACGCGCCGTGGCTGTTCGCGGCGTTGCTGCCGCTACTGGTCGGTGTGGTGGTCGCGACCATCTCCGACGGACCGGGCGGCGGGGTGGACGCGAAAGCCGTGGCGATGCTCGGGGTGCTCGCCGCGGTGGGTGCCGCGCTGCGTCCGCTCGGCGCCGGGACGGCGGGTCTGGAGCCCACGTTCTTCCTGATGGTGCTGGGCGCCAGGGTGCTGGGGCCGGGCTTCGGCTTCGCGCTCGGGGCGGTCACGATGTTCGCGTCCGCCCTGCTCACCGGTGGGGTGGGGCCCTGGATGCCGTTCCAGATGCTCGCGATGGGCTGGTTCGCGATCGGCGCGGGGCTGCTGCCGGGCGCTGCCCGGCTCCGGGGCCGTGCGGAGCTGCTGATGCTGGCGGGGTACGGTTTCGCCGCGTCCTTCGCGTACGGCACGATCATGAATCTGTACGGCTGGACGATCGTGCCGGGCCTGGCCTCGAACATCTCCTTCCAGGAGGGCGCCCCGGTGCAGGAGAACCTGGTCCGCTTCCTGGTCTACTGCCTGACCACCTCGCTCGGCTGGGATATGGGGCGTGCGGTGCTGACCGCCGTCCTGCTGCTGACGATCGGCGGACCGCTCCTCAAGGCGCTCCGGCGGGCGACGCGGCGGGCCGCCTTCGAGGCCCAGGTCACATTCGAGGGTCCGGGAAACCCGTCTCAGCGGTGAGGCGGCCCACAGGACCAAAGTCCCGAAACTACCCTTCTTCGTAGCCATTGCCCGAGGAAGGGTTTTTTGCCGACACGGGCTATGACCTGCTGATAAAACCGATATGCCCTTTTAGGGACTTCAGTCCTGTACTCACCCTTCCTACTCGTATGTGGTAGGTGAGCCCGGTCACGGCGACGCCCTTCGACCCCCGGCTACAACTGTTCTCGTCGCAAGGCGCCGCAGGGCTTCAAGTCCGGCAGCACAACGGTCCGACCGGGCCCCCTTCGCGACCGCCATGCCCCCGACGTTAGGTATCGCCTTGTCTCGCTCGCTGTTCACCCGCTTCGCCGCCCGCAACAAGTCCGTTGTCGCCGGCACCGCCGTGCTCCTCGGTGCGGCCGGTGCGGTGATGGGGACGACGACGACGGCTTCCGCCGCGCCCTCCGCCCCGAAGGACATCGCCAAGCAGATGATGTCCGCCGCCGAGTTCCAGTGCTTCGACAAGATCGTCACGCACGAGTCCAACTGGAACCACACGGCCACCAACGCCTCCTCCGGCGCCTACGGCCTGGTGCAGGCCCTGCCCGGCGCCAAGATGGCCAGTGCCGGTGCCGACTGGAAGACCAACCCCAAGACCCAGATCGAGTGGGGTATGGACTACATGAAGGAGCGCTACGGCAGCGCCTGTGACGCCTGGAACTTCTGGCAGGCCAACCGCTGGTACTGAGCCACCGGTACTTGGGCCGCACGACCACGGGAGCAGGGCGCGACTGACGTCGCAGGGCCCCGGCGCGACGACCACGTCGCACCGGGGCCCTGCTCCCGTTTCGGTCGGCCCCCGTCTCCGTTCGAGTCGGCCCCTGTTCCCGTTTCAGCCGGGCCCCGCTCCCGTTGCCGAAGGCCGACTTCGCCGCGGACTCCCCGGGCCCCGCGACTACAGCCGCTGGATGATCGTCCCCGTCGCCAGCGCACCGCCCGCGCACATCGTGACCAGACCGAACTCCTTGTCCCTGCGCTCCAGCTCATACAGCGCCGTGGTGATGAGCCGCGCCCCGGTCGCTCCCACCGGGTGCCCCAGCGCGATGGCCCCACCATTGACATTGACCTTCTCCAGGTCCTGTCCGAAGACCTGGGCCCAGCTCAGTACGACCGAGGCGAACGCCTCGTTGATCTCCACGAGATCGATGTCGGCGAGCGACATCCCCGCCTTGCCGAGCACGGCGCGGGTCGCGTCGATCGGCCCGTCCAGGTGGTAGTGCGGGTCCGCTCCGACCAGCGCCTGGGCGACGATCCGCGCCCGCGGCTTCAGCTTCAGCGCCCGGGCCATCCGCTTGGACGCCCACATGATCGCCGCGGCTCCGTCCGAGATCTGCGACGAGTTGCCCGCCGTGTGGATCGCGGTGGGCATCACCGGCTTGAGACCGGCCAGCGCCTCCATCGAGGTGTCCCGCAGCCCTTCGTCACGGTCCACGAGGCGCCACATCCCCTGCCCCGCGGCCTGCTCGTCCTCCGTCGTGGGCACCTGGACCGCGAAGGTCTCGCGCTTGAACCGCTCCTCCGCCCAGGCGACGCCCGCCCGCTCCTGTGACAGCAGGCCCAGCGAGTCGACCCGCTCCCTGGTCAGTCCGCGGTTGCGCCCGATGCGCTCGGCGGCTTCGAACTGGTTGGGCAGGTCCACGTTCCACTCGTCCGGCCAGGGCTTGCCCGGGCCGTGTTTGGACCCGCTGCCCAGTGGTACGCGCGACATGGCTTCGACACCGCAGCTGATGCCGACGTCGATGACACCGGCCGCGATCATGTTCGCGGTCATGTGCGCGGCCTGCTGCGACGAACCGCACTGGCAGTCCACGGTCGTCGCGGCGGTCTCGTAGGGCAACCCCATCGCCAGCCACGCGTTGCGGGCCGGATTCATGGACTGCTCGCCGGCATGGGTCACGGTGCCGCCGACGATCTGCTCGACGCAGTCGGCGTGGATGCCGGTGCGGCCGAGCAGTTCACGGTAGGTCTCCCCCAGCAGATACGCCGGATGCAGATTGGCGAGCGCACCACCGCGCTTGCCTATGGGTGTGCGTACGGCTTCGACGATGACGGGTTCCGCGGCCATGAGCTCGTCCTCTCCTCACGCCCCGGCGGAGGTCGTCCCGGTGCCCCCGCAGGGCGACTGACGCACAGCGAGAACTAGTACGCGTTCTAGTTCTTTCGTTCAGTGTCGTGAGACTTACCCCTGGTACGCAAGGGTCTTGCACGCCTCCGCCCCGACCCGCCCCAACCTCAATCCGCGCTCAGCCCAACTTAAGTTGGCGCGCGAGCGCAACAGTTCCCGCCGCACGCCTTGCCAGTTGAAGGACCCGTTACTACCTTGCGAGCAATTCTGATGGGCCGTCAGATCGTTCGTTCAGACCATGGAGTCGCCCCATGTCCTGTCCAGCGCTGCCCGAAGGGTTCGACGCCACCGACCCCGACCTCCTCCAGAGTCGCATCCCCTTCCCGGAGTTCGCCGCACTGCGGCAGACCGCGCCGGTCTGGTGGTGTCCGCAGCGGCGCGGCATCACCGGCTTCGACGACGAGGGCTACTGGGCCGTCACACGGCATGCGGACGTCAAGTACGTCTCCACGCATCCGGAGTTGTTCTGCTCGACCGAGAACACCGCCATCATCCGCTTCAACGAGCACATCAACCGCGACCAGATCGAAGCCCAACGCCTGATCATGCTCAACATGGACCCGCCCGAGCACACCAGGGTCCGCCAGATCGTCCAACGCGGCTTCACCCCGCGTGCGATACGCGGCCTCGAGACGGCGCTGCGTGATCGGGCGCTGAGGATCGTGGACGAGGCGAAGAGCGGCGCGGGAGAAGACGGCCGCTTCGACTTCGTCAACAGCATCGCGGTCGAACTCCCCCTCCAGGCCATCGCCGAACTCATCGGCGTGCCCCAGGAGGACAGGGCCCGGATCTTCGACTGGTCCAACAAGATGGTGGCGTACGACGATCCCGAGTACGCCATCACCGAGGAGATCGGCGCCGAGGCGGCGATGGAACTCATCGGCTACTCGATGAACATGGCCGCCGACCGCAAGCAGTGCCCTGCCAAGGACATCGTGACCCAGCTCGTGGCGGCGGAGGGCGAGGGCAACCTGTCGTCCGACGAGTTCGGCTTCTTCGTACTGCTGCTCGCCGTCGCGGGCAACGAGACCACACGCAACGCCATCAGCCACGGCATGCACGCCTTCCTCACCCACCCCGAGCAGTGGGAGCTCTACAAGCGCGAACGCCCGGTGACCACCGCCGAGGAGATCGTCCGCTGGGCCACCCCGGTGGTGTCCTTCCAGCGCACTGCCACGCAGGACACCGAACTCGGCGGACAGAAGATCAAGCAGGGCGACCGGGTGGGGCTCTTCTACTCTTCGGCCAACAACGACCCCGAGGTCTTCGACCGCCCCGAGGTCTTCGACATCACCCGCGATCCGAACCCGCACCTCGGCTTCGGCGGTGGCGGTCCGCACTTCTGCCTGGGCAAGTCGCTCGCCATCCACGAGATCGACCTGATCTTCAACGCCGTCGCCGACGCCCTGCCCGGCCTGCGGCTCGCGGACGATCCGCGCCGACTGCGCGCCGCCTGGCTGAACGGCATCAAGGAACTCCAGGTCAGCGTGGGCGAATCCTGAGAACAGGGGCGTGTCGGGCCCGCGGCGCCGTACGCGCGGCGGGCCGCTCCACACACACCTGCCCACCGTGAGCAAGGCCGTTCCGCACACGGGCTCGGCAGCTGATCCGGTGACTGGGGACGGTGGTTCGGTGGTTCGGTGGTTCCATGCTCGCCGTGACTTCACATGATCATGACGACGACACCTCGCGACCGTCCCCGCTGCTGGACCGGATCGAGCGCTACTACGACGCGGTGCCGCGCAGCGGCGCCCGCGCGGAGGACTTCGGTCCGCTGACCCTCTTCGTCAGGGAGGGGCAGGGCTGGCCGTACTACGCCCGCCCTGCCCTGGGAAGCACCGTCGCGCCAGGCGCGGACGACGTGTACCGGGTGCGTGCCCGACAACGGGAGCTGGGCGTGCCGGAGAGCCTCGAATGGATGGCCGACACCGCGCCCGGACTG
This DNA window, taken from Streptomyces sp. SCSIO 30461, encodes the following:
- a CDS encoding steroid 3-ketoacyl-CoA thiolase, producing MAAEPVIVEAVRTPIGKRGGALANLHPAYLLGETYRELLGRTGIHADCVEQIVGGTVTHAGEQSMNPARNAWLAMGLPYETAATTVDCQCGSSQQAAHMTANMIAAGVIDVGISCGVEAMSRVPLGSGSKHGPGKPWPDEWNVDLPNQFEAAERIGRNRGLTRERVDSLGLLSQERAGVAWAEERFKRETFAVQVPTTEDEQAAGQGMWRLVDRDEGLRDTSMEALAGLKPVMPTAIHTAGNSSQISDGAAAIMWASKRMARALKLKPRARIVAQALVGADPHYHLDGPIDATRAVLGKAGMSLADIDLVEINEAFASVVLSWAQVFGQDLEKVNVNGGAIALGHPVGATGARLITTALYELERRDKEFGLVTMCAGGALATGTIIQRL
- a CDS encoding ATP-binding cassette domain-containing protein, whose protein sequence is MIRFENVSVTYADRETPTVDGIDLTVPEGELVLLVGPSGVGKSTLLAAVSGLVPHFSGGTLRGRVTVGGRDTRTHPPRELADLVGTVGQDPQAHFVTDTVEDELAYGMESLGLPADVMRRRVEETLDLLGLAELRDRPIATLSGGQQQRVAIGSVLTPHPRVLVLDEPTSALDPAAAEEVLAVLQRLVHDLGTTVLMAEHRLERVVQYADRVVLLPGPGAAPVTGSPAEVMARSAVHPPVVALGRLAGWEPLPLSVRDARRRAGEAGGLRERLVGKAPARHAPTAPAATATASAAERVAGLGLGLAVSPKSSGLRGVLARLRSAARAPAPAPAPAPAPAPAPAPAPAGDPDPACLVTTRRLSVRRGRVEALRDVRFTVRPGETVALMGRNGAGKSTLLGTLVGMVEPASGEVLVGGRVPHRTPARELIREVGLVPQEPRDLLYADTVGAECAAADADAGAEAGTCRALVSALLPGVPDGTHPRDLSEGQRLALALALVLTARPPLILLDEPTRGLDYAAKARLVSVLRELAADGHGIVMATHDVELAAELADRVVIVADGEVVADGPTTDVVVSSPAFAPQVAKVLAPEPWLTVTQVGAVL
- a CDS encoding cytochrome P450; translated protein: MSCPALPEGFDATDPDLLQSRIPFPEFAALRQTAPVWWCPQRRGITGFDDEGYWAVTRHADVKYVSTHPELFCSTENTAIIRFNEHINRDQIEAQRLIMLNMDPPEHTRVRQIVQRGFTPRAIRGLETALRDRALRIVDEAKSGAGEDGRFDFVNSIAVELPLQAIAELIGVPQEDRARIFDWSNKMVAYDDPEYAITEEIGAEAAMELIGYSMNMAADRKQCPAKDIVTQLVAAEGEGNLSSDEFGFFVLLLAVAGNETTRNAISHGMHAFLTHPEQWELYKRERPVTTAEEIVRWATPVVSFQRTATQDTELGGQKIKQGDRVGLFYSSANNDPEVFDRPEVFDITRDPNPHLGFGGGGPHFCLGKSLAIHEIDLIFNAVADALPGLRLADDPRRLRAAWLNGIKELQVSVGES
- a CDS encoding prenyltransferase/squalene oxidase repeat-containing protein; protein product: MTVRRSAAALAAVSAVFCGAIAGSPAAMAAPSPSPAPALPDGLYGAADPTYDGVWRQSLAFLAQDAVKTVPSDKSVSWLTGQQCANGAFASYRADAAKPCDAKTMLDSNATAAALQALTALGEHEEQVDKGVAWLKSVQNEDGGWGYNPGFPSDANSTAIVIGALAAADAQPADVKSAKGKSPYDSLVSFAIPCTDKTSGGAFAYQPDKSGKLIANGDATAAAVLGGLGRGMIVDGPEPGGAPKCVGTDPATPEQSARNGAAYLATALAKTGHLDSAPMPGAADPAPQPDFGNTADAVVALSAAGHKDKAAASITWLEKNSAAWAKTGGPAAYAQLVLAAKAYGADPRQFGGADLVDLLNATGPAPAATSAPAPAADTENEKETVGGDNAGIWWIVGAGLAAGVGAGFLISGRRKNKQ
- a CDS encoding SCO2322 family protein, yielding MTLAGAVKAVRVRFATAVALLAGALSVALVAGAAPAQAAGYRYWSFWVSSGPEWAYATEGPATARPADGEVDGFRFAVSADSADATKPRTAPDFAELCAATPAKPGTKRVGVVIDFGTPEHAPADEAPPIPDRRTACAQVDASATSAEALAAVAKPLRYNSAALLCAISGYPVSGCGDQVSGDDTAPAASPKPGAAKPAASQGGEGGPSLGLIGGAAAVIALGGAAFWQARRRRG
- a CDS encoding transglycosylase SLT domain-containing protein, coding for MSRSLFTRFAARNKSVVAGTAVLLGAAGAVMGTTTTASAAPSAPKDIAKQMMSAAEFQCFDKIVTHESNWNHTATNASSGAYGLVQALPGAKMASAGADWKTNPKTQIEWGMDYMKERYGSACDAWNFWQANRWY
- a CDS encoding energy-coupling factor transporter transmembrane protein EcfT — its product is MKVTTPGTPGAPGRTSESGRFAVPRPRRLRRPVRGRLPGAGWRAPEANRSNALHAGAWWVWALGLATAASRTTNPLLLGLLVGVAGYVVAARRTDAPWARSYGAFVKLGLFVIAIRLVFSALLGSPIPGAHVLVTLPEVPLPDWARGFRLGGRVTVEQLVFSFYEGAKMATLLICVGAANALASPARLLKSLPAALYEAGVAVVVAMTFAPNMVADVARLRTARKLRGRGTGGVKALIQIGLPVLEGALERSVAVAASMDARGYGRRAAVPRAVQHTTTVLTLGGLLGVCAGSYGLLAAEGAGYGLPVLLGGATVATAGLWLGGRRQVRTRYRPDRWGARAWLVAGSGVAVAALMVCAGAYTPEALRPGVVPLTAPILPLLPAAGILIGLLPAFVAPVPPSAHRKGAS
- a CDS encoding ECF transporter S component — translated: MRLGPRAIAALALVSAVGVVAFGWPLLGDAGSGLTAHAQDAPWLFAALLPLLVGVVVATISDGPGGGVDAKAVAMLGVLAAVGAALRPLGAGTAGLEPTFFLMVLGARVLGPGFGFALGAVTMFASALLTGGVGPWMPFQMLAMGWFAIGAGLLPGAARLRGRAELLMLAGYGFAASFAYGTIMNLYGWTIVPGLASNISFQEGAPVQENLVRFLVYCLTTSLGWDMGRAVLTAVLLLTIGGPLLKALRRATRRAAFEAQVTFEGPGNPSQR